The window TAAATTTAAACGGatctatttactttttttgattATCAATAGATAGTGTCGACGAACTTGGTTGGGTCTATTATATGCACCCAAGAAGCTATGCGGGTAATGACGAAGCAGAACAAAGGGGGCCACATATTCAACATGGACGGTGCAGGTTCCGGGGGCTCCAGTACCCCTTTGACAGCTGTGTAAGTTGTACATATTCCCCCAGTCCTGAAAGTTCAAATGTATAACCCTTCTGCCCAGACGTGTATTGTATTTATCTACTGGTACCTATTTTATACAGTTATGGATCAACAAAATGTGGTCTACGGCAACTTCAAGCGTCACTCTTGAAAGAGTGTAGGCGAACCAGCATAGGTGTCCATACGGCCTCACCTGGCATGGTGCTGACTGAGTTACTGTTAAGGTACATGACTTAAGTTTCAGGAGTCGTATTTCCCGGAATTACTGCAACTAAGCAATGCAACTGCAAATCTGCAATCCATCATTTTCATCCATGCTGGCTGATGAATGCTCATAGTTAGTAGTCTGTTACAACTTGTTCACCTGTTGTCAGGAAAATTCTGGCGTCCACTGAGGTGGTAATGTCGTAAAAACGTGCAAGTAGTAGTTCGTTTTCTTTTAGTCCCCGGGATAAAGAAGGATAGAAAGATGCTTTCATTTAAAGAATGGTTTCCTGTCATCCCATCTTTAGTTTGTAACTTACAGATACAATATCTTGACAATAATTCCCATTTACTTGTTCTCTTCATCTACCTAAAGTACTACCCATTATTTCTTCTTGCCAATTTGACTTGGATATTTGATCTTGACACTTATACTATGTTTAGATAGCAAATtaggaaagaaaagaaaggaaggaaaggaaaggaaggggaggggaaAGGAGGGAGAGTGCatcttgtttgtttagaagggAAGGGGAAAATGAAGGAAAATGAGTGTTTTCTCTCCAAATCTTTCCATCTAGGAGAGATTGTATTCTTAACAAAATTTGTCTATGTTTTCCCTCCAAACCATTCCCCTCAAAATCCCTTCCCTCCTTTTTCCTTATCCAATCAAAGGATCCTCTGTCCTTCTAAATTCCTTCCCTTTCTTTCTCTCTAAATCTCTTTATCCAAAAATAATGTTAAGTTTCGAAAACATGGattatttcaataaaataaccGACTTTGACCTATTGACACAAAGTCTGGCTCCAATATTAGACACTGAGTAATGAGTAATGTAGCTTCTCTGTATCTCTAGTTCAAAGAGgttaaaatcaaacaaatgcATTCTATACCTTATAAATGGTCTAAATGGTCTCAGAAATTACCTCTGTTCACTAACGTtgctatttttaaatttttatttgataactACGGTGCAATTAGATTTATTGATTACTTTTGAAAACCCCGACTCCCATGCTCTTTTTTTGACGTTTTGCTTCCCTACATTCTTGAACGTTGATAGAATCGTCTGCTTGTAGACATTGATAAAGTAAATGTGAATCTGTTTTGTTTAGAAAATCTTTTCTAGACTTAATGTGCTCTAAATAACATGGTGTAGTGTTTCCCTTGCAGTGGTTCCAGTCTTAAAAACAAGCAAATGTTTAATATCATATGTGAGCTTCCAGAGACAGTTGCTAGGTCCTTGGTACCACGCATGAGGGTAGTGAAAGGCAGCGGAAAGGCGATCAATTACTTGACACCACCAAGAATTTTGCTTGCTCTAGTTACAGCATGGCTACGAAGAGGTCGTTGGTTCGATGATCAGGTATTTTTTTGTTACCTTGTACTTTCCGCTTTAATTTTTGATGATCAGATCTACTATTATGTCATAATGTATTTCAGGGAAGGGCATTGTACGCTGCTGAAGCTGATCGAATAAGGAATTGGGCAGAGGATCGCACACGTTTTTCAATTACTGATGCAATGGAAATGTATACAGAAAACACTTGGGTTTCTGTTTTCTCCCTATCCGTTGTCTGTGCTTTCATCATCCTGTCGAGCACAGGCAGCTCATTCCCAGGTACTTGAATATTCGAGATCTGTACGAGCAAGATAATGCTAGTTTCCCTTAGTAAGCTGACTATTACACCAAGCATACAAGAGATTAGTCATCAAAAGTTTGTTGTTCTACCGGGTTGGACAAAAATCCCCGACTTGGAAGGTGATCTGTATAGAAGTTGAATGCCGGGTTGATTTTATATATTCTAGAATTCTTTATAAGCCTCTCTTGAATTGTGTATACAGATATTAGATGGGCTATAACTATAAGCCTTAACTATGTTTCCATTGTATGTAATTAAGTTGGGCATTATATggctatttaaattttttttttttttttgcgattattttttgacaattttgcctctattatttttgaattgtttTCCATGAAAAACTCAAATGAACTCGGGGAGCCGCACAAAATGTTAGATTTAACCTTGGCTCAGTTGCAAATTTGCACTTAGGTGCAGTCGCACATTTACGCGTCTTCGTtataaaattgttgaaaatgATTCAATCTTCCAATCATCCATTGTCACAGGTATCATTTATGGATTATCTTCTAATAATGCAATATTTGTTATGCATAATATATTTGCTCCAAACTTATCAACTATCAAGTAACCTAAGTCACTAAAGTCTCACCTCTAAATCATTATATCCCCATCTCTCCCCTTTTACATTATCATTGAGGGAGATAATTCTTTTGTGATAAATGACATCCGTAATCAAGTCAAGGGTTGTGCTATgtcttttcttttgtttgatcGTATTAATATGCTTAAATCTTCTTTCGATGGTTTCAAATGCAATCTTATTAGTAGGAACGAAAGTACTATAGCTCAAACATCTTATAGCGAGATGGAAATTGAGTTTGGTGGGTGATTTTGTGTTTATACACCGGTGTCCTCAAAGCTTTGTATCTTTGGTTGATTTTGATTTACCTGATTTTCTagttactttaaaaataaaaagaataagaaaaatagaatcaagatcaaagttttaattttaatttttatagataTAATAGAAAAAACATGATAAACAAACACATACAAGAGTTGGATTGCAATTTTCTCTCACTTGTCTGCATTGCGCGAGCGACAACCTTCAAGATGAAATCGTCATTGTTCTGTGAGTTTCCATGATGATGAAGCAAGCAAAATTGCACTGCGAGGAGAAATAATCTTTCAATGACATTAAGAACTGATTGATTGAGAGAAGTATATTTGAATTGGAGACGTTATACAGGTAATTATTAACCTATGAatgattatttgtttttaaaataatttcagCATGATTTGGGTTCTTTAGTCTGACTTAAGAATTTGTTTAGTTTTCTATTGTTTTGTTAAATTATCTGTGTAAATTTCATTAACAAGAACGGGGaagaattgaattgaattgaattgaacAATTCTTCTACAGTCGTGCTATTCATCATTGGCTTATTGGAGAGCacgaaattttttaattttttttaataagagtTCATATGATTGAGagttgaatttgattttttaattgattttctgAGTTGTCAAATTAATCATTTCAGGAGTTTAACCctcaaattgattttattttattcaatgtATATTTTGGtcattctatttttttaatgtataaaatttatgtGTTGGGGATTAATATTTAATGGGTTGATAACTTGTCTTGATTTGAAGGttgaaatgattatgatttcgaATATAAATGCTGTTAATAGAGGGCCTGTACAGCTTCATCTTAGCTATAGCATGACATGCAAGCTTGTATGCTCATTGGATTAGTTGAATGGTCAAGCATTTTAAGGGGTAAGAGTAATACTTGTTCAGATATAACATAGTTAGCACGTTTTGGGGCCTGGAAGATGGTTTCTTTTAGtgcaaaaattttattttaatgtatcgAATGACTATCCCACAAGAAAGAAAGGCTAGCCTGTATTATGATTACAATGTTTGAAATCGACTTGAACATTGTTTTTTGTTGAATAGATGAAGAGGAGGGAAGAGTTGAAAAGGTGCTCTACTCCCTCTTCTTCCTAAGGAAGCAATCCCAAGATTGCTTGTTTTGATATCATTGTTGCGATTAAATAGTAGTTGTTGGATTTTGTTACAAATGGCAAGTACACCACCGGTTGTTGTTTCTCCGCTGTCACCACTAACACCTTCTGCTCCAAGTCCACCACAACCTAATGGTGCAAGTCCATCACCACCTTCCTCTGATCCCTCACCTCCTGCCGGTTCTGCGCCACTAGTATCTCCCCCTTCTCCTCCAGCTCCAAGCCCTTCTCCTCCAACTCCGAGTCCATCACCACCTCCTCTAACTCCGagtccatcaccacctccaacAACACCAAACCCTTCACCACCTCCCCCTACAAGTCCATTGCCGGTTCCTCCAACCTCCTCACCACCTCCACCAGTTCCAAGTCCATCGCCTTCTCCTCCATCTCCAAGCCCGGCACCACCTCTTCCACCTCCAACCCCATCACCACCTACCCCATCTTCAAGCCCGTCACCACCTACTCAATCTCCAagtccatcaccacctccaagTCCTTCTCCTCCACCTCAGAGTCCTCCATTGACTCCAAGTCCTTCCCCCCCACCTCTTAGCCCTTCCCCTCCACCTCCAAGCCCGTCACCTGCAGCACCAGCACTAGCTCCTAAAGCTCCCCCTCCAAGTCCTACACCATCCCCTCCATCTCCTCCTCCACCAAGTCCATCCCCTCCCCCTCCTAATCCTCCTCCATCTGCAAGCCCTCCTTCTAAGCCTCCAAGTCCTGCCTCTTCTCCTCCCATTAGTCCACCACCCCCTCTAAGCCCGCCTCCTTCACCACTAGAGCCACAAACTCCTCCATTGTCCCCACCAAGTGTATCTGGGCCTCCACCTCCTGAGTTGAACCCGAGTAGGTCTCCCCCATCCTTACATGAAAATGTTCCTCCTTCAGGTTCGTCATCTAGTATACCAACTGGTCTTGTCGTGGGAGTTGTAATTGGAGGTGTAGCTGTACTGGCTGTATTTATCCTTCTATGGTTATTATTTGCTAGGAGGAAGAAAAGGAAGGATCCATATGAAGCAGAGGGATACTATTTGCCTGGAGGTTTGTGTCTTTAATATGTTTTGGTTACTTATCCAGTGTGTAAAATTGTTTttacttgatttattttgttggaAACGAAGCGTGAAATAATACTTATAAAGCTTGTGTTAAAATTAGAATATTTAAAACTTTGATCAACCTTTCTCCACTATTAGAATCTTAAAATATTCATATGATATGATATACTGCTAGATTTGCATTCATCCTATTATTTAATTGTTTCAAGGTTAgtgtatttgttatttttctgaTAACACAATTACCTTGAGTGGACGTTTTTCTCATAAAACTTGAACTTAGCGTGTGTGATTTCTCATAAAACTTGAACTTAGGGCTAATGCATCAATAAAATGAAATTTCCCAATAAAAGTGCTCAGGGTCACGTATTTTCCTTGCAACGCTATTAATGTAGAAGCCTAAAAATTGTGGTCTAAATAGTGTGTCGCTCAGAACGCTAGGATATTGTTGAACTAAATAACCATTTTTCCACTTTTATTGAGATATTGATGCTTTCTAGAAATTATGTCctctattttttaaattgataattGCATAGAAAGCTATGGTTATACCATCTCTTAAACACAACCACAATATCAGAGCGTTAATTCCAAAAAATTGCGGtgggctacatgaaccaatatgtTGTTCCAATGGTCGTCCACATGGATTCTTCTTTTCCATTTATGctgattttctaccatctcaagTTGTAAGTCTAGgtcatttatttctttttccacTCCCGTTTTCCAAGTCAAGTTCATGATAATGGTATGTGACTAAGTCATTCATATATTTCTGAAAAGGTGTCATGTTATAGAGAACTGAAAATTTTTCTTTGCTATGCTTGTCTTGCTAATTTGCTTTTGTATGCATGCTGGATGGGTTTTATCAAGGATCAGCACAATCTGGGCAACAGGGTAATCCTTCGTCAGCTGAACATTTTTCTACTCCTAAGCCATATCCTCCACCTGTGGCAGCCGTACCATCCAGGACGAATTCTTCAACACCTCCCCAACCTCTGTCTACAAATGGCAGTGGGGGTTTCTGGTCAAATAGTTCAGGGACTGAGAACTCAATTCCACCTTCGCAAGGAATTGTTATAGGAAATTCATCAAGTTCCTTCACGTATGAAGAGCTTTCTGTTGCTACGGATGGCTTCTCAAGTAACAATCTCCTTGGCCAAGGTGGTTTTGGGTATGTTCATAAAGGGATCCTTCCAAATGGAAAAGTAGTAGCTGTCAAGTCACTCAAGGCTGGTAGTGGGCAGGGAGATCGCGAATTTCAGGCAGAAGTGGAGACTATTAGCAGAGTGCACCACAAACATCTTGTGTCATTGGTTGGATACAGCATCAACGGCCCACAAAAATTGCTTGTTTATGAGTTTCTTCCAAACAAAACCATGGAGTTCCATTTACATGGTTAGTCTGTGGCTTTAACTAAAGAATTCTGCCTTTAGGGACaccttatatatttaatttactttatgCTATGGTCCCAGTGGATTAGATATTATCTATTATTGGCTTCCCTTATGAATCTATCAAGGCATTGACTGCGTTTGACTTAAAACACTTTTTCTCACCTGAAGCAGAGTTTTTTAATCtgataaaaaatatcaaattgcAGGGAAGGGACAACCTGTGATGGATTGGCCTACCAGGCTGAAGATTGCTGTTGGTGCTGCAAAAGGACTGGCATATTTGCATGAAGACTGTAAGCAGCTCTTCTTCTTAGACTTTGGCTGGACATCCAATTGTTCTATTAAGTTGCCCTCCAATATGAAGATTTGCTTGTTTTTGCAGGTCATCCTAAAATTATTCACCGAGATATTAAAGCAGCTAATATACTTCTGGATTTCAAGTTTGAGACCAAAGTATGTTTTTAACTAGTAGTAGTCAGAGTTTAGTCTCTGATAGCTTTTGACTTTGCTGCTTTAGATGATAATGTTTTTTGCGCTTTTATCAATGGCTTAACACTATTGCCTTTAAGGAGGCATAAACTTGTATACCTAAACCTGACTTAATTAGATTCCTCTATGCTCTATATTAACCTGGATATTTCTTTCAGGTTGCTGATTTTGGACTCGCAAAATTTACTTCTGATGCTGAAACTCATGTATCTACCCGAGTTATGGGAACTTTTGGGTAAGATTGGTCCCTTTCATTTTTCTAACAAAAAATTATCCTGAATAATTCAATCTATTACTCATTCTTTGCTAATAATCTCACCttgtaaaaaattttaaataatccaaccttttcatAGCTTTTGTTGTGAATGGATCTTTGTTGCAAAGAACCGGTTACCACCGGTAAATCCCTTTCCCTTTTTATTTATTCAAACaccttttatttttctaatcaaAAAATCTCTTTAAGCTTCATCAAAGTCTTCATCTACCTTTTCCTCTTCATTTTGCACACCAGCCCATGAACCTTTCTTCGCCCTTTGCAACTTAAATTAAAACCATGCTCACATGCCATTTCTGAAAAATTGTACCAACACTTCGAGAAAAAGAGGAATTAGAGTTCATATCTTTTAAACTCATTAAGATTTTCACTAAAATCAAGATAAtgtgaaagtttttttttcgTTCTCTAAAATTTTGGGGTTGAATATGGTGTTACTCATGAAAGCAAGCTTATAAAGGAGTAGGATTACCAATTAAATGTAACGGCTATTAGTAACCTGAAATAGCCGGTTTGCTTTTTCGAGGGTTCATTTGCAACAACATGAaggcaaaggttggattatttaaaaagttttaaaagttgggattattcacagGTAACGGggaatagattggattattccggACAATATTTCCTTTTTCTAAAGCCCGATATTTATCCAGAAATTAGATGACCTGATCATGTTATTCTGATGTTATTTTAAGACCTCATGTGCATGATATGTCTTTGATCTACATAATTGCTGAGAAGTTCACGATTCCTCGTAATTTTGCCACATCTGGATCCAATTTCATACACAACTCATCCCTCCCCCTCTACAAACCTGaacacaaaaaagaaaaatggaggATGCTGTCATAGTAGTGGTTTCACATACTTTCTCATGTATATTTATAGGTACTTGGCTCCAGAGTATGCTAATACAGGAAAGCTTACTGAGAAGAGTGATGTTTTCTCTTATGGTGTTATGCTTTTAGAGTTAATTACTGGACGACGACCAGTTGACTACTCGCCAAACTCCCAGATGGAAGATAGTTTGGTGGACTGGGTAAAATGTTCAACCATTTGTGTGATTGGCTTaccaaattattaaaatttttttccctttctttGATTTATGCATGTAGGATGAAAGTATAGGATTGTTAGAAAAGTAAACTCAATTATTGCTACTGCAGGCTAGACCTTTGCTTTCAAAAGCTGTGCAAGATGGGAATTTTGATCCTTTAGTTGATCCACGGTTGGAAAACAATTATGACTATGTAGAAATAGGAGCCATGATTACTTGTGCTGCTTCTTGTGTGCGGCATTCTGCCAGACGCAGACCGCGAATGAGTCAGGTAAATATTCTACTTTGTTACTCTGAGATTTGCCTTATGTAATGTAGGTAGGCATGTCGCTTCTCTTTTAGGCCCATTAGAGCGGTTCTCTGCCTGACAAGCATTAATAAATTCAACTGATCAATCTCTGCTTCAAATTTAAACTGGTAGATTGGGTGGGGGAATTTAATATCTGCAGTGTACCTCTTGTTTTTGGGCTTGgtttcttgttgatttcatTAAATGGAAGCAATCTTGCGCATTTAAGTGTACTATTCAGAGACTATCGTGAAGGGTAGAGTATTGATATATGGTTATACCGACCGTGTAATGACTAGTTGTGAGTCTCTCACTTCCTTAAATAGCTTACTATTGAAGGTAGACCTCCATGTTTCGCGCGCCATTTTTTTATTGTCTCTGATCGTACTTATGATTACGACAATTTTTTGTTGCTATGAAAAGTTCGGCCCCCGAGTAACATTAGAGTTCTTATCAAGGGGGAAAGGGTGGGCTCAAACTAGATGTAACGTACAGTTAAAGGAATAAGGTTGACTAGTTTTATGTCATATAACATGGTCAAGACTCAGACAGTCAGAGGGTACTTAGATAGTCATGAAATTCGATGTTCCTTGGCTACAGACTAGGGACCGCAACTCACAAGAGGCCGAAACTATTGTTTAAATTCACATATCATGACCTCATTTTAAAACTATTGTGTTCTTATTCTACTAGTCAGTTTAGTTATTATGAATAGAAAATTGGAAAGTGATTATAATAACAAATCATTTTGCAATTTACtattcttaataatcaattgaCTGAGAAAATAGGAGTACaacatttgttaatttaatgAGTTAGGTTCATTTAGTAAATTGCCTATAGATAGCAATACTTGGCAAATGTTTTTTTACATTCTTATATCTCAATGCCATAGCTCTTTTGTAAATTGTTATTTGTGACGCTAATTTATACCAGAGGTGGTTAGAGGATTGTGTTAGGATttaaaaatcacaaattcttgaaagagacggtctctttgaaagaccacTCTAATTGGGTCAATCCAGTTAATTTGAAAAGATGAACTAAATATCTTAAAAAAAGCTGTGGTGACTCCCTTTTAATCATCATTTTTTTGCTTTGAACAAAATCAATAGTCTATTCTTTGAAGAGACGTGACCATCAATATTTGTGCAAGAATAACAATATTTTGGCTAATCTCACCAATGATTCTACGGTTGATGCTCTCGCTTCTTATCTACAGTTGAAGCCTGAAGAGTTTATGAACTTTTGGAAATCCCAAAAATTTATGCCCAGGgatcattattttattttaatttgctttctaaaaatttattctatcatcattattatatcATTTGAAAGAGTAATATCAAACTAATTATGAAAAGTTTATCATAACAGTTTTTCTACTATGAAATATAAATGTCAGAATCTTTGTTGTTATGTTTTTATATAGAGTATTTGGAAATATAAATGATGTATGAATGCCAAGTACGTGCTATAGGTCCTTAAAGTAGGTATTATAAGATATAAAAGTAGGCGttttaagttggtgttatagTATCTACAGTAGGAATTACTagattcattgttggagttttAAGATAcaaaaagtatgtgttttaacttttaagttgGAGGTATAATATCCAAAATAGGTATTATAGGATCCAAAAGTAGATGACCAAAAGTAGGTTTCATAAGTCCTTAAAGTAGgtgttttaaaatataaaagtagGTGTTTTAACTTTTTAGTGGGCGTTATAATATCTAAAGTAGGTTTTATAAGATGAAGATGATGGAGGTTGAGAGTGCGTGAAGTTGGTGTAATAAATTCTGAAAGTAGCTGTTATAAGTCCTTAAAGTAGGTATTTTAAGGTAGAAAAGTAGGCGTTATAATAtctaaatagtaattataagATTTAAAGTAGGCTTTTTAAGATATGAAAGTAGGTGCGTTATAATATCTAAAGTAGGTATTATAGGATCCTAAATTAGGTGTTTTGAGAGCCAAAGTAGATTTTATAAGTCCTAAAAATAggtgttttaaattttaatagttgaTATAAGTGGGTGTTATAATATCTAAAGCAGGTATTATAAGATCCAAATAAGGTGTTTTAAGGCTAAAAGTAAGTGTAAGAAGTActtaaagttggtgttttaagaAACAAAAGTAGGTCTTTTAAGATAAAAAAGTAGGTGTTATAACTTCACAGTAGGTGTTGTAAATCCTGATAGTGACAATGACGGTGAGGAAAGCGATGAACATCTATCACTGCTCTTTTATAGTGATTGGCCTAATAAAATTGTATACCCATCACTTGGAATTTAGAACACTATTTCGTGTTTGTTCTATTCATTTTTCTGCTTTACCAGTCAATTCTTGTATCTCACTATGTTTATTACGTGGTTGTCATACAGGTAGTTCGGGCCCTAGAAGGAAACCTTTCACTGTCAGACCTTAACGATGGTGTCAAGCCCGGATTTAGCTCAGCCCATGGTTCTACTGACTTGGATAGTGGTACAGAAAAGGAAGAAGCAAAGAAATTCAGGAAGTTGGTGTTTTTAAGTGAAGATTATGCAAGCAGCGATTTTGGAAGGACACGTAGTCAGTTTAACGATGGATTATCGAGTAGCGAAATGCAACGCCAAACTTAAAAATCAAGCATTCATGGAGTTGATGACAATCTGACTTCATTTCATATTGCGAGTTCTCCACGAAATAAATTTGGGGAATGAGGGTGCTGCCAAAGTGGCATGTTTTCTAACTTGATACtgatttttttctccttttttctcttttaattttctcattgttatatttattgattatttatttaatctgtAATTTGTATAATTGTATAGCGTGAAAATTTATGGTGAATTATTTTTATCTGCTTGATCTCTTTTGCGAGGGTTTAGAAACTATATTTGTCGGAAACATGGATGTGAGGAAGGAAGAGACTACAATGGAAATTATGTAATGAGTCCCGGTGTTTAATTCACCGATCtagataatattttttttcctttcagtcaggtagattttttttttcttaattttttttcttatttttgttattttgtctGACAAcaaatttcaaaagaaaatgatgGTGGATTAGGATTTCATCTAGAAAATATTTTGTATCAATTTAACTACAGCCTTGAAATTTAGTCATTTTAGAATAAACAATTctgaagttttttttattacaaacaATAGCCTTCGAATTACCAAACACGTTATCAAT of the Amaranthus tricolor cultivar Red isolate AtriRed21 chromosome 6, ASM2621246v1, whole genome shotgun sequence genome contains:
- the LOC130816149 gene encoding proline-rich receptor-like protein kinase PERK1 isoform X1, coding for MASTPPVVVSPLSPLTPSAPSPPQPNGASPSPPSSDPSPPAGSAPLVSPPSPPAPSPSPPTPSPSPPPLTPSPSPPPTTPNPSPPPPTSPLPVPPTSSPPPPVPSPSPSPPSPSPAPPLPPPTPSPPTPSSSPSPPTQSPSPSPPPSPSPPPQSPPLTPSPSPPPLSPSPPPPSPSPAAPALAPKAPPPSPTPSPPSPPPPSPSPPPPNPPPSASPPSKPPSPASSPPISPPPPLSPPPSPLEPQTPPLSPPSVSGPPPPELNPSRSPPSLHENVPPSGSSSSIPTGLVVGVVIGGVAVLAVFILLWLLFARRKKRKDPYEAEGYYLPGDGFYQGSAQSGQQGNPSSAEHFSTPKPYPPPVAAVPSRTNSSTPPQPLSTNGSGGFWSNSSGTENSIPPSQGIVIGNSSSSFTYEELSVATDGFSSNNLLGQGGFGYVHKGILPNGKVVAVKSLKAGSGQGDREFQAEVETISRVHHKHLVSLVGYSINGPQKLLVYEFLPNKTMEFHLHGKGQPVMDWPTRLKIAVGAAKGLAYLHEDCHPKIIHRDIKAANILLDFKFETKVADFGLAKFTSDAETHVSTRVMGTFGYLAPEYANTGKLTEKSDVFSYGVMLLELITGRRPVDYSPNSQMEDSLVDWARPLLSKAVQDGNFDPLVDPRLENNYDYVEIGAMITCAASCVRHSARRRPRMSQVVRALEGNLSLSDLNDGVKPGFSSAHGSTDLDSGTEKEEAKKFRKLVFLSEDYASSDFGRTRSQFNDGLSSSEMQRQT
- the LOC130816149 gene encoding proline-rich receptor-like protein kinase PERK1 isoform X2, with protein sequence MASTPPVVVSPLSPLTPSAPSPPQPNGASPSPPSSDPSPPAGSAPLVSPPSPPAPSPSPPTPSPSPPPLTPSPSPPPTTPNPSPPPPTSPLPVPPTSSPPPPVPSPSPSPPSPSPAPPLPPPTPSPPTPSSSPSPPTQSPSPSPPPSPSPPPQSPPLTPSPSPPPLSPSPPPPSPSPAAPALAPKAPPPSPTPSPPSPPPPSPSPPPPNPPPSASPPSKPPSPASSPPISPPPPLSPPPSPLEPQTPPLSPPSVSGPPPPELNPSRSPPSLHENVPPSGSSSSIPTGLVVGVVIGGVAVLAVFILLWLLFARRKKRKDPYEAEGYYLPGGSAQSGQQGNPSSAEHFSTPKPYPPPVAAVPSRTNSSTPPQPLSTNGSGGFWSNSSGTENSIPPSQGIVIGNSSSSFTYEELSVATDGFSSNNLLGQGGFGYVHKGILPNGKVVAVKSLKAGSGQGDREFQAEVETISRVHHKHLVSLVGYSINGPQKLLVYEFLPNKTMEFHLHGKGQPVMDWPTRLKIAVGAAKGLAYLHEDCHPKIIHRDIKAANILLDFKFETKVADFGLAKFTSDAETHVSTRVMGTFGYLAPEYANTGKLTEKSDVFSYGVMLLELITGRRPVDYSPNSQMEDSLVDWARPLLSKAVQDGNFDPLVDPRLENNYDYVEIGAMITCAASCVRHSARRRPRMSQVVRALEGNLSLSDLNDGVKPGFSSAHGSTDLDSGTEKEEAKKFRKLVFLSEDYASSDFGRTRSQFNDGLSSSEMQRQT
- the LOC130816149 gene encoding proline-rich receptor-like protein kinase PERK1 isoform X3, translating into MASTPPVVVSPLSPLTPSAPSPPQPNGASPSPPSSDPSPPAGSAPLVSPPSPPAPSPSPPTPSPSPPPLTPSPSPPPTTPNPSPPPPTSPLPVPPTSSPPPPVPSPSPSPPSPSPAPPLPPPTPSPPTPSSSPSPPTQSPSPSPPPSPSPPPQSPPLTPSPSPPPLSPSPPPPSPSPAAPALAPKAPPPSPTPSPPSPPPPSPSPPPPNPPPSASPPSKPPSPASSPPISPPPPLSPPPSPLEPQTPPLSPPSVSGPPPPELNPSRSPPSLHENVPPSGSSSSIPTGLVVGVVIGGVAVLAVFILLWLLFARRKKRKDPYEAEGYYLPGAQSGQQGNPSSAEHFSTPKPYPPPVAAVPSRTNSSTPPQPLSTNGSGGFWSNSSGTENSIPPSQGIVIGNSSSSFTYEELSVATDGFSSNNLLGQGGFGYVHKGILPNGKVVAVKSLKAGSGQGDREFQAEVETISRVHHKHLVSLVGYSINGPQKLLVYEFLPNKTMEFHLHGKGQPVMDWPTRLKIAVGAAKGLAYLHEDCHPKIIHRDIKAANILLDFKFETKVADFGLAKFTSDAETHVSTRVMGTFGYLAPEYANTGKLTEKSDVFSYGVMLLELITGRRPVDYSPNSQMEDSLVDWARPLLSKAVQDGNFDPLVDPRLENNYDYVEIGAMITCAASCVRHSARRRPRMSQVVRALEGNLSLSDLNDGVKPGFSSAHGSTDLDSGTEKEEAKKFRKLVFLSEDYASSDFGRTRSQFNDGLSSSEMQRQT